Proteins from a single region of Aerococcus viridans:
- the yycF gene encoding response regulator YycF, producing MKKILIVDDEKPISDIISFNLKNEGYEIDTAYDGQQALEKFASFQPDLVVLDLMLPKIDGLEVCRQIRKDSQVPIIMLTAKDSEIDKVLGLELGADDYVTKPFSNRELMARVKANIRRTAVVAEPVVADEVTEKDNIIEIGDLLIHEDEYIASKNGEDVELTHREFELLHYLSQHINQVMTREHLLQTVWGYDYFGDVRTVDVTVRRLREKIEENPSHPKILITRRGVGYFLKIPTQE from the coding sequence ATGAAAAAAATATTAATTGTTGACGATGAGAAACCAATCTCAGATATTATATCTTTCAACTTAAAAAATGAAGGTTATGAAATAGACACTGCCTATGATGGGCAGCAAGCTTTAGAAAAATTCGCATCATTCCAACCCGACCTAGTGGTCTTAGATTTGATGTTACCAAAAATCGACGGGCTAGAAGTCTGCCGTCAAATCCGTAAAGATAGCCAAGTGCCAATCATTATGCTAACTGCTAAAGATAGTGAAATTGATAAGGTATTGGGGCTTGAATTAGGGGCGGACGATTACGTGACCAAACCATTCTCAAACCGTGAGTTAATGGCGCGCGTAAAAGCCAATATCCGCCGTACTGCGGTAGTTGCTGAACCAGTAGTAGCTGACGAAGTGACGGAGAAAGACAATATTATTGAAATTGGCGATTTATTGATCCATGAGGATGAGTATATTGCTTCTAAAAATGGGGAAGATGTTGAGTTAACACACCGTGAATTTGAGTTGCTACATTATCTTTCACAACACATTAACCAAGTAATGACCAGGGAGCACTTGCTTCAAACTGTTTGGGGTTATGATTATTTTGGTGATGTTCGTACAGTGGATGTGACTGTTAGACGTTTACGCGAAAAAATCGAAGAAAATCCAAGTCATCCTAAGATTTTAATTACTAGACGGGGTGTTGGTTATTTCCTTAAAATTCCAACTCAAGAATAG
- a CDS encoding pyridoxamine 5'-phosphate oxidase family protein gives MALQDYMTILENMGAAVFATVDSEGKPRTRFANVGVANENGIFFMTKPGNEFYTQLQANEHVSISAMSNDENGIQAITVDGKVREVNQSYLEDILKDNPYVKDVYPDEEDRKSVVALQVYEGSGFYMNLKEHKNDTFEFSAE, from the coding sequence ATGGCATTACAAGATTACATGACAATCTTAGAAAATATGGGGGCAGCGGTTTTTGCGACGGTAGATAGTGAAGGGAAACCTCGTACACGGTTTGCGAATGTTGGTGTAGCGAATGAAAATGGTATTTTCTTTATGACTAAACCAGGGAATGAATTCTATACACAATTACAAGCAAATGAGCATGTATCAATTTCAGCTATGTCAAATGACGAAAATGGTATTCAAGCCATTACCGTTGACGGTAAAGTGCGTGAAGTGAATCAATCTTACTTGGAGGATATTCTAAAAGACAATCCATATGTAAAAGATGTTTATCCTGATGAAGAAGACCGGAAATCAGTTGTCGCTCTTCAAGTATACGAAGGTAGTGGCTTCTACATGAACTTAAAAGAGCATAAAAACGACACATTCGAATTTTCAGCAGAATAA
- the walK gene encoding cell wall metabolism sensor histidine kinase WalK: MPKTRKKSGIPFFKSINFKIPVIFILTLLISLQIVGAYFIRSLETEMLTSFDDQITSQTTFIVDNIQTVMEDEDLNEDEKETQVNSILRRFNNDSVLEIQLFDSNGFLLATSNPTSQAYIGQRTVDEDIEETLYTGIRSETSGYDSNQEIRIKKFVTPIFSTASSGAMIGILNVTANLETIYSQIQNIMSLFLIASGISLVFTTGLAVLISSQIINPLQKMRDQTKQIAEGNYSTTLDINSEDEIGQLAESINYLSVRVGDAQDLTEAERQRLDSVLRHMTDGVIATDRRGKITIINDRSLNILNKTQEEVIGESIIEALDLSDRFSFRELFDQHESILLNYANDEGETIIRAEYSVIQRESGFISGLVWVLTDITEHEKIERDRKQFVSNISHELRTPLTSVRSYSEALVDGAIKDEKVAVEFLNVIQTETDRMIRMISDLLHLSRMDAKQQVINRELIIFKDLVNHILDRFDMMLQSEDYEGKNYIIKRELMEEEVWVEIDQDKLIQVIDNIINNAIKYSPDGGTIYVRLMSTHNQLVLSIQDQGLGIPQESIPHLFDRFYRVDKARSRAQGGSGLGLSIAKEEIELHNGKIWVNSIENKGTTFFISLPFEEFDSDDWAGEDEWADEAG; encoded by the coding sequence ATGCCAAAAACAAGGAAGAAATCTGGGATTCCTTTTTTCAAATCTATTAATTTTAAAATACCGGTTATTTTTATATTAACACTACTAATTTCGCTCCAAATTGTCGGAGCGTATTTTATTCGTTCGCTAGAAACAGAAATGTTAACATCTTTTGATGACCAAATAACGAGCCAAACGACGTTTATCGTTGATAATATTCAAACGGTGATGGAAGATGAAGATTTGAATGAGGATGAAAAAGAGACGCAGGTGAATTCAATCTTGCGTCGCTTTAATAATGATAGTGTATTAGAAATTCAATTATTCGATAGCAATGGTTTCTTATTAGCAACTTCAAACCCCACTTCGCAAGCCTATATTGGGCAAAGAACGGTGGATGAAGATATAGAAGAAACGTTATATACAGGTATTCGTAGTGAAACGTCAGGCTATGATTCCAATCAAGAAATCCGCATCAAAAAATTTGTGACACCAATTTTTTCTACGGCATCTTCAGGAGCCATGATTGGTATTTTAAATGTGACTGCAAATCTAGAGACTATCTATAGCCAGATTCAAAATATTATGTCTCTATTCTTGATTGCATCAGGTATTTCACTTGTGTTTACGACAGGATTAGCGGTGTTAATCTCTAGTCAGATCATCAATCCGCTACAAAAAATGCGCGATCAAACCAAGCAAATTGCTGAAGGAAACTATTCAACTACTTTGGATATCAATTCAGAAGATGAGATCGGGCAGTTGGCAGAATCTATCAACTACTTATCTGTTCGTGTTGGGGACGCACAAGACCTAACTGAAGCAGAGCGGCAGCGGTTGGATTCAGTCCTACGTCATATGACGGATGGGGTTATTGCCACCGATCGACGCGGAAAAATTACCATTATTAATGACCGTTCATTGAATATTTTGAATAAGACACAAGAAGAGGTGATTGGGGAATCTATTATTGAAGCTCTAGACCTTTCTGATCGTTTCTCATTCAGAGAATTATTTGACCAACATGAATCCATCCTACTAAATTATGCAAATGATGAAGGTGAAACAATTATTCGCGCTGAGTATTCAGTTATTCAACGAGAATCTGGCTTTATTTCCGGTTTGGTTTGGGTATTAACAGATATTACGGAACATGAAAAAATTGAACGTGACCGTAAGCAATTCGTTTCAAATATTTCACACGAGTTGCGTACACCACTAACGAGTGTGCGTTCATATAGTGAAGCATTGGTTGACGGGGCCATTAAAGATGAAAAAGTAGCGGTTGAATTCTTGAATGTTATTCAAACTGAAACTGACCGTATGATTCGGATGATTTCAGACTTACTACATCTTTCTAGAATGGACGCTAAGCAACAGGTGATTAACCGAGAGTTGATTATTTTCAAAGACTTGGTGAACCATATCTTAGACCGTTTTGATATGATGCTTCAATCTGAAGATTATGAAGGTAAAAATTATATTATTAAACGTGAATTAATGGAAGAAGAGGTCTGGGTAGAAATTGACCAAGATAAGTTAATTCAAGTTATCGATAATATTATAAATAACGCCATTAAATACTCGCCAGATGGTGGGACAATCTATGTGCGTTTAATGTCTACACATAACCAACTGGTCTTAAGTATTCAAGACCAAGGGTTAGGTATCCCTCAAGAATCAATTCCACACTTATTTGACCGTTTCTACCGAGTAGATAAGGCGCGTTCACGTGCTCAAGGTGGTAGTGGGTTAGGTTTATCCATTGCAAAAGAAGAAATTGAATTGCATAACGGGAAAATTTGGGTAAATTCGATTGAAAATAAAGGAACCACATTCTTTATCTCACTTCCATTTGAGGAGTTTGATAGTGATGATTGGGCAGGGGAGGATGAATGGGCCGATGAAGCAGGATAG
- the nox gene encoding H2O-forming NADH oxidase: MKVVVVGTNHAGISAANTLLDSDQDVEVTLIDRNSNLSYLGCGTALWVGRQIDSYEGLFYTNAADFEAKGAKVSLETEVKEIDFENKVVYAETKSGEKLEENYDKLVLATGSLPIAPKLPGNDLEGLHFLKLFQEGQAVDKALAADDANVVCVIGAGYIGVEIAEAAARRGKEVHIFDAEEHSLMNYYDVDFAVAMDENLRANGVHTHFGELAEEYLGENGKVTGLKTTNGEYKADVIINCIGFRPNAGLGADHLDTFVNGAYLVDRTFKTNDDSVYAVGDCATNYSNAVNDTAYIALASNAVRSGIVAGQNILGNHVEGAGIQGSNGIEIFGLKLVSTGLSVRAAEKNGLKVNYTDIEDTQLPSFMPAEENGEVKLRIVYEEESRRIVGAQMVSRYDISMGIHMFSLAVQEQLTVDKLALLDLFFLPHFNQPYNYITKAALKAE; encoded by the coding sequence ATGAAAGTTGTAGTAGTAGGAACTAACCATGCAGGTATCTCAGCAGCAAATACATTATTAGATTCAGATCAAGACGTAGAAGTTACATTAATAGACCGTAACTCAAACTTATCATACTTAGGTTGTGGGACCGCATTGTGGGTAGGACGTCAAATCGATAGCTACGAAGGGTTATTCTACACAAATGCTGCAGATTTCGAAGCTAAAGGTGCTAAAGTATCTTTGGAAACGGAAGTAAAAGAAATCGACTTTGAAAATAAAGTTGTATACGCAGAAACTAAATCAGGTGAAAAATTAGAAGAAAACTATGACAAATTAGTTTTAGCAACTGGATCTCTTCCAATCGCACCTAAATTACCAGGTAACGACTTAGAAGGATTACACTTCCTAAAATTATTCCAAGAAGGTCAAGCAGTTGACAAAGCCTTAGCAGCAGACGACGCAAACGTTGTATGTGTTATTGGTGCTGGTTACATCGGTGTTGAAATCGCTGAAGCAGCAGCTCGTCGTGGTAAAGAAGTACACATCTTCGATGCTGAAGAACATTCATTAATGAACTACTACGATGTAGACTTCGCAGTAGCAATGGACGAAAACCTACGAGCTAACGGCGTTCACACTCACTTTGGTGAATTAGCTGAAGAATACTTAGGTGAAAACGGTAAGGTAACAGGTCTTAAAACGACTAACGGTGAATACAAAGCTGATGTTATCATCAACTGTATCGGTTTCCGTCCAAATGCTGGATTAGGTGCAGACCACTTAGATACATTCGTTAACGGTGCTTACTTAGTAGACCGTACATTCAAAACAAACGATGACTCAGTATATGCAGTAGGTGACTGTGCAACTAACTACTCAAACGCTGTAAATGACACAGCTTATATTGCATTAGCTTCAAACGCTGTTCGTTCAGGTATCGTTGCAGGTCAAAATATCTTAGGTAACCACGTAGAAGGTGCTGGTATTCAAGGTTCAAACGGTATCGAAATCTTTGGCTTGAAATTAGTATCTACTGGTTTATCAGTACGTGCAGCAGAGAAAAACGGCTTGAAAGTGAACTACACAGACATCGAAGATACACAACTACCAAGCTTCATGCCAGCAGAAGAAAATGGCGAAGTCAAATTACGTATTGTATACGAAGAAGAATCTCGTCGTATCGTAGGTGCGCAAATGGTATCACGCTATGATATATCAATGGGTATCCACATGTTCTCATTAGCAGTGCAAGAACAATTAACAGTCGATAAATTAGCGTTATTAGACTTGTTCTTCTTACCTCACTTCAACCAACCATACAACTACATCACAAAAGCAGCGTTAAAAGCTGAATAA
- a CDS encoding two-component system regulatory protein YycI, with amino-acid sequence MNFKKVEIIFILAFLILNVFLINIFMNKYVGTSNQAIENQSVDIVTEFKANNIQYDEISDEILRIPFIRALNTNLNEEDVLAVTEDTQSVEVNANQILGQINTPIQLEGVTGETTAGELSDSALASLNQFINSEIYQGNQYRFITYDKNAGRVTYMQETASGAVIADGTGEIVFQVNNDFTVYAYDQTIAGGTAIQGEERTVISEQQALENAYLNNSIPDESTIVRSFLSYRVTLVLDEMTLYHPVWTLLIRTNEGTTQRVFVDGINGAIMTQ; translated from the coding sequence ATGAATTTTAAAAAAGTAGAAATCATTTTTATTCTAGCCTTCCTGATTTTAAATGTATTTCTGATTAATATTTTTATGAATAAGTATGTGGGGACGTCGAATCAAGCAATTGAAAATCAGTCAGTGGATATTGTGACGGAATTTAAAGCCAATAATATTCAATATGATGAGATTTCAGATGAGATCTTGCGGATACCCTTTATTAGAGCTCTGAATACAAACTTAAATGAAGAAGATGTGTTAGCCGTCACAGAAGATACGCAAAGTGTTGAAGTGAATGCCAATCAAATTCTAGGGCAGATTAATACCCCTATTCAATTGGAAGGGGTGACTGGGGAAACAACAGCAGGAGAACTTTCTGATTCTGCCTTAGCCAGCTTGAATCAATTTATCAATAGTGAAATTTATCAAGGAAACCAATACCGGTTTATTACCTATGATAAGAATGCAGGTAGGGTGACTTACATGCAAGAGACGGCATCAGGTGCAGTGATTGCGGATGGGACTGGGGAAATTGTGTTCCAGGTGAATAATGATTTTACAGTTTACGCCTATGACCAGACGATTGCTGGTGGTACGGCGATTCAAGGCGAGGAACGGACGGTCATTAGTGAACAACAAGCCCTTGAAAATGCCTATTTAAACAACAGTATTCCAGATGAATCAACGATTGTGCGTTCATTCTTATCATACCGCGTGACCCTAGTGCTTGATGAAATGACCCTCTACCATCCAGTGTGGACCCTATTGATTCGCACGAATGAAGGGACGACGCAGCGTGTATTTGTAGATGGTATCAATGGGGCAATTATGACCCAATAA
- a CDS encoding CPBP family intramembrane glutamic endopeptidase: MGKRKNRNTDAYYQDQTRQKWTGWIVGAAKVVLWTIAYTLMASVPQLYVMFGSNLDNTWLTVLGILSIIYMLVVSYWFYRRYQKQNPENVVGLTWDDILKDLAIFAGVLAFKMIMSVIMSNMYGVETTVNDDMIFGLLGSNSNILVALNLGLTVITMAPVMEEIIFRGMISKGMFKDSFFSAAIIISSVFFSSMHLSGNFISFIIYAGIGAACYMAYWRKKNINDAIFIHFLNNLPGAIMIIFGLF, from the coding sequence ATGGGGAAGAGGAAGAATCGAAATACGGATGCTTATTACCAAGATCAAACTAGACAGAAGTGGACGGGTTGGATAGTTGGCGCGGCTAAGGTTGTTTTGTGGACGATTGCGTATACTTTAATGGCCTCGGTTCCTCAATTATACGTCATGTTTGGTAGCAATTTGGATAATACCTGGTTAACGGTATTGGGCATTTTAAGTATTATTTATATGCTTGTTGTGAGCTACTGGTTTTATCGCCGATACCAAAAGCAAAATCCAGAAAATGTTGTGGGTTTAACTTGGGATGATATTCTAAAGGACTTAGCTATTTTTGCAGGTGTTTTAGCCTTTAAAATGATTATGTCAGTCATTATGAGTAATATGTACGGAGTAGAGACAACGGTAAATGATGATATGATTTTTGGTCTGCTAGGTAGTAATAGCAATATTTTAGTGGCCTTAAACCTGGGCTTAACTGTGATTACTATGGCCCCAGTAATGGAGGAAATCATTTTCCGCGGTATGATCAGTAAAGGGATGTTCAAGGATAGTTTCTTCTCTGCAGCTATTATCATCTCTTCAGTCTTCTTTTCAAGTATGCATCTTTCAGGTAACTTCATTTCATTCATTATATATGCCGGAATTGGGGCAGCTTGTTACATGGCTTATTGGCGAAAGAAAAATATCAATGATGCCATCTTTATTCATTTCTTGAATAATTTACCAGGGGCAATCATGATTATATTTGGTTTATTTTAG
- a CDS encoding MBL fold metallo-hydrolase, producing the protein METAQNDFTMRVSMLGSSSSGNATYIETPKRKILVDAGFSGKKMKELLAGINRDINEIDSLFITHEHSDHIKGMGVLARKYDLNVYANEATWQAIGSKVGVIPVEKQHVMEQGDILTLGDVDIVSYGVSHDAAEPQFYAFQKDNRQFTILTDTGYVSDRLIGLLKNSDSYLIESNHDLDMLRMGAYPWSLKQRILGDEGHLSNDAGAQAMIDMIGDRTKRIYLGHLSKENNMKAIAHQTCVSAMLQADLGVHDQFEVYDTNPDKPTSLFTL; encoded by the coding sequence ATGGAGACTGCACAAAATGATTTTACAATGCGTGTTTCCATGCTCGGCAGTAGCTCTAGCGGAAACGCTACTTATATTGAAACCCCTAAGCGGAAGATTTTAGTGGACGCAGGATTTAGTGGGAAAAAGATGAAGGAATTGTTAGCCGGCATTAACCGTGATATCAATGAGATTGATAGTTTATTTATTACGCATGAACATTCTGACCATATTAAGGGGATGGGGGTTCTAGCGCGTAAGTACGATTTAAATGTCTATGCTAATGAGGCGACCTGGCAAGCAATCGGGAGTAAGGTTGGGGTTATTCCAGTAGAAAAACAGCATGTCATGGAGCAAGGTGATATACTAACTTTAGGCGATGTGGATATTGTGTCCTATGGTGTGAGCCATGACGCTGCTGAACCGCAGTTTTATGCCTTTCAAAAGGATAACCGCCAGTTTACGATTTTAACGGATACTGGTTATGTGAGTGACCGGTTAATTGGCTTGTTGAAGAATTCAGATAGTTATTTAATCGAGTCCAACCATGATTTGGATATGTTGCGGATGGGTGCTTATCCATGGTCTTTAAAACAACGTATCCTCGGTGATGAGGGCCATTTATCAAACGATGCCGGTGCTCAAGCCATGATTGATATGATTGGGGATAGAACGAAACGTATCTATCTAGGCCATTTATCTAAAGAGAATAATATGAAAGCCATTGCCCACCAAACTTGCGTATCCGCAATGCTTCAGGCTGATCTTGGTGTTCATGATCAATTTGAAGTATATGATACAAATCCAGACAAGCCAACAAGCTTGTTTACCTTATAA
- a CDS encoding LysM peptidoglycan-binding domain-containing protein, giving the protein MKFSVKKMVGTSLATSAALAAFATTNVSADEVYTIETGDTLTAISRKFDLSIADLLEVNTIDNQDLIIAGHALNIPTVDAPVVASTKRVADASNVYTVVAGDTLNKIAADFDTTAQNLRDLNGISGDLILVGQQLKVQGEVAQETTVEQTAPVAEETVETEVEATPVVEETVNNYVADENVNYTVVAGDSINKIAGQFGVSASELRAQNNLSSDLILVGQSLAIPGLAAAPAVEEAPVVEETEAVAEVASVEATVATEEAEVAPVANTVEETETADAEIEAQVAAEEAEVAAQAEADAQAAAEAAAAAEAAAQAQAAAEAEAAAEAAAAQAEAAAQAQAAAEAEAAAQAQAAAEAEAAAQAQAAAEAEAAAQAAAEAEAAAQAQAAAEAEAAAQAQAAAEAEAAAQAQTGNVTALLNNAYAQVGVPYLWGGKTPSGFDCSGFVNYVYKQTYGVNVGSYTGEQQYAGPKISVSSAQPGDLIFWGSYGSPYHVAISLGNGQYIHSQRPGETVHSESINPYWAPSFAVSMAAYN; this is encoded by the coding sequence ATGAAGTTTTCAGTAAAAAAAATGGTAGGGACATCGTTAGCGACGTCAGCGGCTTTAGCAGCCTTTGCAACCACTAATGTTTCAGCAGACGAAGTATATACAATTGAAACGGGAGATACTTTAACTGCTATTTCACGTAAATTTGATTTATCAATCGCTGACTTATTAGAAGTGAACACAATTGATAACCAAGATTTAATTATCGCAGGTCACGCTTTAAATATTCCAACTGTTGATGCGCCAGTAGTAGCAAGCACTAAACGTGTTGCAGACGCTTCTAACGTATACACAGTTGTTGCAGGCGATACTTTAAACAAAATCGCTGCAGATTTTGACACAACAGCGCAAAACTTACGTGATTTAAATGGTATTTCAGGTGACTTGATTTTAGTTGGTCAACAATTAAAAGTTCAAGGTGAAGTAGCTCAAGAAACAACAGTAGAACAAACGGCTCCTGTAGCTGAAGAAACAGTTGAAACAGAAGTAGAAGCTACTCCAGTAGTAGAAGAAACTGTTAACAACTATGTAGCAGACGAAAATGTTAACTACACTGTAGTTGCTGGGGACTCTATCAACAAAATTGCAGGTCAATTTGGCGTTTCAGCGTCTGAATTACGTGCACAAAACAATTTATCATCTGACTTGATCTTAGTAGGTCAATCATTAGCTATACCTGGTTTAGCTGCAGCACCTGCTGTTGAAGAAGCACCAGTAGTAGAAGAGACTGAAGCAGTTGCTGAAGTAGCATCTGTTGAAGCAACAGTAGCTACAGAAGAAGCTGAAGTTGCACCCGTTGCAAATACAGTAGAAGAAACTGAAACTGCTGACGCAGAAATCGAAGCACAAGTTGCAGCGGAAGAAGCAGAAGTAGCAGCTCAAGCGGAAGCAGACGCACAAGCGGCAGCAGAAGCAGCAGCAGCAGCAGAAGCAGCAGCACAAGCGCAAGCGGCAGCCGAAGCAGAGGCGGCAGCAGAAGCAGCAGCAGCACAAGCAGAAGCAGCAGCACAAGCGCAAGCGGCAGCCGAAGCAGAGGCAGCAGCACAAGCACAAGCAGCAGCGGAAGCAGAGGCAGCAGCACAAGCACAAGCAGCAGCGGAAGCAGAAGCAGCAGCACAAGCGGCAGCGGAAGCAGAGGCAGCAGCACAAGCACAAGCAGCAGCGGAAGCAGAGGCAGCAGCTCAAGCACAAGCAGCGGCGGAAGCAGAAGCAGCAGCTCAAGCGCAAACTGGTAACGTAACCGCATTATTAAACAATGCTTACGCACAAGTTGGTGTACCTTACTTATGGGGTGGTAAAACACCTTCAGGTTTTGACTGTTCAGGTTTCGTAAACTATGTTTACAAACAAACTTACGGCGTAAACGTTGGTAGCTACACTGGAGAACAACAATACGCTGGTCCAAAAATCTCAGTTTCATCTGCACAACCAGGCGACTTAATTTTCTGGGGTTCATATGGTTCTCCATACCACGTAGCAATTTCATTAGGTAATGGACAATACATCCATTCACAACGTCCTGGGGAAACAGTTCACTCAGAATCAATCAATCCATACTGGGCACCATCATTTGCTGTAAGTATGGCTGCTTATAACTAA
- a CDS encoding DUF2207 domain-containing protein — MFQNYQEKVSNYWHKLTIIAVSLIALFFLTGYQTAVQAVASVSDYTATVNVQADGTMQQEETISFDVKGTVEEFNHRIALTDMSKLANLGVDMKSVSADSYFTFVESDSNEVGTFTVSTADDQVADITIYNTVTAAPHITQVSATISDAWTNYSEWSILKNSFLALPYDVDQATLTVTFPQAVPEDQSDLIISGPGKTDLQWADDRKSFTITVKNLKADDNVALQMYMPVSILPDNQKVGADSEGQSTIESMQASQEAATRLQRRQTMKIWAVAGTLFVLIFAYTIYLYMKKRQIVIAVPNKKGFVESQPNAYGPQTVARLMGKGYSDHQKIVLLVLEMIQAKVLAAHFEVNKKGQLADIQVSILKPEVNQPAGQFLLSAIQNQSQTSRDVVSLNDLVFNKTGKVTMMSRFGRKLVRKINQAAKQPLTKDGVYSKMNQVYMAILTLYMVAWLFGTGFVIYWQLQLQALNVWASLLLFVSVALVALLQKNVLPMRSDKGVSLFKLWQGYLKGIGSQLMNPDAWGRQSAEWLDHQYLYAWVAGSNVKVAKALEQEAQVVQLPLMGSAQAIDHLQLEKLKWQPQAEEVSDDDVAE; from the coding sequence ATGTTTCAAAATTATCAAGAAAAAGTCAGTAACTACTGGCACAAGTTGACGATTATTGCAGTCAGCTTAATCGCATTATTCTTTTTGACGGGATACCAGACAGCCGTGCAGGCGGTGGCTTCGGTGAGTGATTACACGGCGACTGTGAATGTGCAGGCCGATGGGACCATGCAGCAAGAGGAGACGATTAGCTTTGACGTGAAGGGGACGGTTGAAGAATTTAACCACCGGATTGCCCTAACGGATATGAGCAAGTTGGCCAATCTTGGCGTGGATATGAAGAGTGTGTCGGCGGATTCTTATTTCACTTTTGTGGAGAGTGATTCAAATGAAGTGGGGACTTTTACGGTTTCTACTGCCGATGATCAAGTGGCGGACATCACCATCTACAATACGGTGACGGCTGCACCACATATCACCCAGGTTTCAGCGACGATTTCGGATGCTTGGACAAATTATTCAGAGTGGTCAATTTTAAAGAATAGCTTTCTAGCATTACCTTATGACGTCGATCAAGCCACTTTAACTGTCACATTCCCGCAAGCCGTGCCGGAAGACCAGTCTGATTTAATCATTTCGGGTCCAGGCAAAACGGACTTGCAATGGGCTGACGATAGAAAATCATTTACAATCACAGTGAAAAACTTAAAAGCTGATGACAACGTGGCCCTTCAAATGTACATGCCGGTGTCCATTCTACCTGATAACCAAAAGGTGGGGGCAGACTCTGAAGGCCAATCTACTATTGAAAGTATGCAGGCTAGTCAAGAAGCAGCAACGCGTTTACAAAGACGCCAAACCATGAAAATCTGGGCTGTGGCGGGGACTTTATTTGTCTTAATTTTTGCTTATACCATTTATTTATATATGAAGAAACGCCAAATTGTGATTGCGGTGCCGAATAAGAAAGGCTTTGTGGAGAGTCAACCCAATGCTTACGGTCCGCAAACTGTGGCGCGGTTAATGGGTAAAGGGTATTCGGACCATCAAAAGATTGTCTTGTTAGTCTTAGAGATGATTCAAGCAAAAGTTTTGGCGGCCCATTTTGAAGTCAATAAAAAGGGCCAGCTGGCAGATATTCAAGTGTCCATCTTGAAGCCAGAAGTCAACCAACCGGCGGGACAGTTCTTATTGAGTGCAATTCAAAATCAAAGTCAAACCAGTCGTGATGTGGTGTCTTTAAATGACTTAGTCTTTAACAAAACCGGAAAGGTAACGATGATGTCACGCTTTGGCCGGAAATTAGTCCGTAAGATTAACCAAGCAGCTAAACAACCCTTAACCAAAGACGGTGTTTATAGTAAAATGAATCAAGTTTACATGGCTATTCTAACACTCTATATGGTAGCATGGTTATTTGGAACAGGTTTCGTGATTTACTGGCAATTGCAGCTGCAAGCTTTAAATGTATGGGCTTCATTATTGCTGTTTGTCAGCGTGGCTTTGGTTGCCCTTTTACAAAAAAATGTCTTACCAATGCGGAGTGATAAAGGGGTATCCTTATTCAAGTTGTGGCAGGGTTATTTGAAGGGCATCGGCAGCCAGTTAATGAATCCGGATGCTTGGGGCCGTCAATCGGCAGAATGGTTGGACCATCAATATTTATATGCTTGGGTTGCGGGGTCGAATGTGAAGGTTGCTAAGGCGCTGGAACAAGAGGCGCAGGTTGTCCAGTTACCTTTGATGGGTTCGGCACAAGCGATTGACCATTTACAGTTAGAGAAATTGAAGTGGCAACCACAGGCTGAGGAAGTTTCGGATGATGACGTCGCTGAATAG